From a single Nicotiana tomentosiformis chromosome 2, ASM39032v3, whole genome shotgun sequence genomic region:
- the LOC138904933 gene encoding uncharacterized protein, which translates to MTKETGGEISFQTAADVSRQVEMVLAQGRGQGSDKRPHHSGGFSGALSGAYSAPPSPISAPPLQSFHGGYSGRHDQFQGQQSQQSRFCYTCGDPRHIARFCPRALSSSQHEGSHAMVPTLGSSPPAQPARGRGRTARGGGQPTRVCPRDVVQSSGAQPQCYAFPTSYEAESSDAVIKSIVSICSRDASVLFDPGSTHSYVQSYFASYLVVPHDYLSADVYVSTSVEDSIVVDHVYRSKANVVVDAYIPVSERPLALNFKALANQFVRLDVFETSRVLACTVTQSSLFERIRGRQGRQYDEPHLLILNYTVRHSGAKEVTVGDDGVLRMQGRVCVPNVDGLREWILGEAQSSRLALPPGLSVVHPVLHVSMVRKCHIDPSHVLDFSSVQLYKDLTYKEEPVTILAW; encoded by the exons ATGACCAAGGAGACCGggggtgagatttcttttcagacggcTGCCGATGTTTCCAGGCAagttgagatggttcttgcacagggtagaggtcaggggtctgataagaggcctcatcattcaggtggatttagcggtgcttTGTCTGGAG cctatagtgcaccaccatctcctattagtgcacctccactccagagttttcATGGTGGTTACTCTGGTCGACAcgatcagtttcagggtcagcagtcacaacagtcgaggttctgttatacttgtggtgatccgaggcacattgctagattttgccctcgtgcATTGAGCagttcacaacatgagggttctcatgccatggtcCCAACACTGGGTTcttcaccgcccgctcagccagctagaggtaggggtcggACAGCTAGAGGCGGAGGCCAGCCGACTAGGGTATgtcctagagatgtagttcagagtagtggggcccagccccaatgctatgcttttccaactagttatgaggctgagtcatctgacgctgttatcaaaAGTATTGTTTcaatttgcagtagagatgcttcagttctatttgatccgggttctactcaCTCCTATGTGcaatcctattttgcttcatatttggttgtgcctcatgattaTTTGAGTGCtgatgtgtatgtgtccacatctgtggaagattctattgttgtagatcatgtttatcgctc gaaggccaatgtggtggttgatgcatACATTCCAGtcagtgagagaccgcttgcattaaaTTTtaaggctttggccaatcagtttgtgagattggatgtttttgAGACTAGTCGtgtcctagcttgtacagtcactcagtcttccttgtttgagcgcatccgGGGGCGACAAGGGCGGCAATATGATGAAcctcatttgcttatccttaactACACAGTGCGACACAgtggtgccaaagaggttactgttggagatgatggagttttgaggatgcagggtcgtgtttgtgtgcctaatgtggatggacttcgtgagtggATTCTTGGGGAGGCTCaaagttcccg gcttgcgttgccaccgggtTTATCAGTAGTTCATCCGGTGCTCCACGTGTCCATGGTCCGGAAGTGTCACatcgatccgtcccatgtgttagatttcagctctgtccagttgtacaaggatttgacttacaaggAGGAGCCGGTGACTATTCTAGCTTGgtag